In Sphingobacterium thalpophilum, a genomic segment contains:
- a CDS encoding helix-turn-helix domain-containing protein gives MATSHIPFILLTAVTDTHSQTLALEHGANIYLTKPFDNKQLFLSAQNLLAISQKKSREFQVKTASFDNELDAQFILSLNELIEANIQSAGFDVNYISRTMGMSAPILYRKLKAISNLSLNNYVKTYRLNKARELLTSTMNISEVAYTVGFSDRKYFSKEFKKQFGYNPSEQTATSNQSS, from the coding sequence ATGGCGACAAGCCATATTCCGTTCATTTTGTTGACTGCCGTAACAGACACCCATTCACAAACCTTAGCCCTGGAACACGGTGCAAATATCTATTTAACAAAACCCTTCGACAATAAACAGCTATTCCTTTCTGCTCAAAATCTCCTGGCTATCAGCCAGAAAAAGAGTAGAGAATTTCAGGTCAAAACAGCTTCATTCGACAATGAGCTTGATGCACAATTCATCTTATCCCTAAATGAATTGATCGAAGCTAATATCCAGTCAGCTGGCTTTGATGTTAATTATATATCGCGTACAATGGGAATGAGCGCACCAATTCTCTATCGCAAGTTGAAGGCCATATCCAATTTGTCACTCAACAATTATGTCAAAACGTATAGGTTAAACAAAGCGAGAGAATTACTGACATCGACCATGAATATCAGTGAAGTGGCTTATACCGTGGGCTTTTCCGACAGAAAATACTTCAGCAAGGAATTTAAAAAACAGTTTGGATACAATCCATCGGAACAGACCGCGACGTCTAACCAAAGTAGCTAA
- a CDS encoding glycoside hydrolase family 88 protein — protein sequence MKLKQLSVLLLAILGTSTVVQAQTAKPNLSKAFIQQQLDAAAKQIKVLVNETPTEKFPKTFENGKEVFSSSSWWCSGFYPGTLLYLYEGTKDEGLLKKATEKLTYLEKEKNNKGTHDLGFMLFCSFGNALRLTGDTQKYGPVLSTGANSLASRYSPITKTIRSWDHGSWQYPVIIDNMMNLEFLTQVSKMTGDKKFYDIAVSHAETTLKNHFRKDYSSYHVIDYDKNTGKAIGKKTHQGAFDESAWSRGQGWALYGYTMMYRETKKKEFLKQAQQIAKYILSNPNLPADLVPYWDFDKDKIAQSDKMYPNKDLRDVSAAALYASALLELSQYTKGSEALNYFEKAETILKNLSKAPYMAPYGQNGGYILQHSVGALPLNSEIDVPLTYADYYYVEALVRYQRLLAGEPMIKEIAK from the coding sequence ATGAAATTAAAACAACTTTCCGTGTTATTATTGGCCATTTTGGGTACTTCGACTGTCGTTCAGGCGCAAACGGCAAAACCGAATCTATCCAAAGCGTTTATTCAGCAGCAGCTAGATGCTGCAGCGAAGCAAATAAAAGTCCTGGTGAACGAAACTCCGACAGAGAAGTTTCCAAAAACTTTCGAAAATGGCAAAGAGGTATTTTCTTCGTCGAGCTGGTGGTGTTCGGGGTTTTATCCAGGGACATTGTTGTATTTATATGAAGGCACCAAAGATGAAGGGTTATTAAAGAAAGCAACCGAGAAATTGACCTATCTAGAAAAAGAAAAGAACAACAAGGGCACACATGATTTAGGGTTTATGTTATTCTGTAGTTTCGGAAATGCACTTCGTCTCACGGGCGATACGCAAAAGTATGGACCAGTACTCAGCACCGGTGCGAATTCCTTAGCATCTCGCTATAGTCCCATTACCAAAACGATCCGTTCTTGGGATCACGGATCATGGCAGTATCCGGTTATAATCGATAATATGATGAATCTGGAGTTTTTGACACAGGTGTCTAAAATGACTGGAGATAAAAAATTCTATGATATTGCGGTATCTCATGCTGAAACAACTTTGAAAAATCACTTTAGAAAAGATTATAGTTCATACCATGTGATCGATTATGATAAAAACACAGGCAAGGCCATTGGTAAAAAGACCCATCAGGGCGCATTTGATGAATCGGCGTGGTCAAGAGGGCAGGGATGGGCGCTGTATGGTTATACCATGATGTATCGCGAGACAAAGAAGAAAGAATTTTTGAAGCAGGCCCAGCAAATCGCAAAGTATATCTTAAGCAATCCGAATTTGCCTGCTGATTTGGTTCCTTACTGGGATTTTGATAAAGACAAAATTGCACAGTCAGATAAAATGTATCCGAATAAGGATCTGCGGGATGTGTCTGCGGCGGCATTATATGCATCTGCTTTGTTAGAACTCTCACAATATACAAAAGGGAGCGAAGCTTTGAATTATTTTGAAAAAGCAGAAACTATTCTTAAAAATCTGTCGAAAGCACCTTATATGGCACCTTATGGTCAAAATGGAGGTTATATATTACAACATAGCGTTGGAGCGCTACCGTTGAATTCGGAAATCGATGTGCCTTTGACCTATGCCGATTACTATTATGTGGAGGCCCTGGTCCGATATCAACGCTTATTGGCGGGCGAACCAATGATCAAAGAGATTGCTAAATAA
- a CDS encoding glycosyl hydrolase family 95 catalytic domain-containing protein — protein MMNLRILFLFVCILCQPFLGAAQFRIPALGYTIYEGVFTGNGLLGTMTYLAGKNSMRVDIGRTDIYDHRANSADKLFDQARMSLGHFEIEFERPIVQAQGEIHLKDAYAEVKVGTDQGMVRIRTTTLSNDNIILLEVFKKDFNGNYHLTWKPDEAISPRMGFSYTQKPKNYPTNPKGSFGTQGEIKYFDQPLLAGGGYVTAYCGRSGKEVDTYLITVDYNQQGTAYVKKAINYVQNFKEQKLTKGLASHRKWWTDYFTASTLELPDTVYQQFYDMQLYKLASATRSDKPAMDLQGPWTSPTPWPAYWLNLNMQLAYSPVFKANQLGIANSLIQMIDRNKDNLRQNVPEPYRYNSLAVGRSSGPSLWSPVLLAKKFSLDAASDGEKELGNLVWLLHSYYQYYRATLSQEVYDRLFPLLKEAINYHLHLLEKNQAGKYHIGVKTYSPEYSKGYAYDTNYDLSIFKWGLKTLIELDQERGGKDKLHAVWKDVLANLIDYPQDVDGFMIAKDLPYDESHRHYSHLMMIYPFYDINWDQVNNQALIERSIAHWQSKKQWLQGYSFTGAASMYAMMGRGDSALASLDVLLQKYIKANTLYAESGPVIETPLAAMASIQELCMQYWNGVLRVFPAIPHKWKDVSFTNFLTDGGNLVSAERKNGKTANIRIKSQYGGRLRLKSDIGIPEVKIQGKGTFDIRRDGTIDLKLDKGAIALINVH, from the coding sequence ATGATGAATCTAAGAATACTGTTTTTATTCGTTTGCATCCTATGCCAGCCATTTTTGGGGGCAGCACAATTTAGAATTCCCGCACTGGGGTATACCATTTATGAAGGTGTGTTTACTGGAAATGGTCTCCTGGGAACGATGACTTACTTAGCCGGTAAGAATTCGATGCGTGTGGATATTGGAAGAACTGATATTTATGATCATCGAGCGAATTCGGCCGATAAATTGTTTGATCAGGCGCGTATGTCGTTAGGTCATTTTGAAATAGAATTTGAACGCCCGATTGTGCAGGCACAAGGAGAAATTCATTTAAAAGATGCCTATGCTGAGGTGAAAGTCGGCACAGACCAAGGGATGGTGAGAATTCGGACGACCACCTTATCAAATGACAACATTATTTTGCTAGAGGTATTTAAAAAAGATTTTAACGGGAATTACCATCTTACATGGAAACCCGACGAAGCCATCAGCCCAAGGATGGGATTCAGCTATACGCAAAAACCGAAAAACTATCCGACAAATCCAAAAGGAAGTTTTGGCACCCAAGGCGAAATAAAATATTTTGATCAGCCTCTTCTAGCCGGGGGAGGGTATGTGACGGCTTATTGTGGCAGATCCGGCAAAGAAGTGGATACCTATTTAATTACCGTAGATTATAACCAGCAGGGAACCGCTTATGTCAAAAAGGCGATCAATTATGTTCAGAATTTTAAAGAACAAAAGTTAACGAAGGGACTGGCGTCCCATCGCAAGTGGTGGACAGACTATTTTACAGCATCTACACTGGAGCTGCCAGATACGGTTTACCAGCAGTTTTATGATATGCAACTGTATAAGCTTGCCAGTGCAACAAGGTCAGATAAACCCGCTATGGATTTACAGGGGCCCTGGACAAGTCCAACTCCGTGGCCAGCGTACTGGCTTAATCTTAATATGCAACTTGCTTATTCCCCTGTTTTCAAAGCGAACCAGCTCGGTATTGCAAACTCGTTGATCCAGATGATTGATCGGAATAAAGATAATTTAAGACAAAATGTTCCCGAGCCTTATCGCTATAACAGTTTGGCTGTAGGTCGCTCCTCGGGGCCAAGCTTATGGAGTCCTGTTCTTCTGGCAAAAAAATTTTCATTGGATGCGGCTTCCGATGGTGAAAAGGAGCTAGGTAATCTCGTATGGCTGTTGCATAGTTATTATCAATATTATCGAGCGACCCTGTCGCAGGAAGTATATGATCGCTTATTTCCGCTACTGAAGGAAGCGATAAATTATCATTTGCACTTATTGGAAAAGAATCAAGCAGGAAAATACCATATCGGTGTGAAAACCTATTCACCAGAATATTCAAAAGGGTATGCTTATGATACAAATTATGATCTTTCTATTTTCAAATGGGGGCTCAAGACGCTTATTGAGCTGGATCAAGAAAGAGGCGGCAAGGATAAACTTCATGCTGTCTGGAAAGACGTATTGGCCAACTTGATTGATTATCCACAAGATGTCGATGGCTTTATGATCGCAAAAGATCTACCCTATGACGAATCGCATCGTCACTATTCGCATCTAATGATGATTTATCCTTTTTACGATATAAACTGGGATCAGGTAAATAATCAAGCTCTTATTGAGCGCTCTATTGCACATTGGCAGAGCAAAAAGCAATGGTTGCAGGGCTATTCATTTACGGGGGCTGCCTCTATGTATGCCATGATGGGAAGAGGAGACTCGGCTTTGGCTTCGCTGGATGTGCTATTGCAGAAATATATTAAAGCCAATACACTATATGCTGAAAGCGGTCCGGTGATAGAAACCCCACTGGCAGCGATGGCCAGTATTCAAGAATTGTGTATGCAGTATTGGAATGGTGTATTACGCGTGTTTCCTGCTATTCCTCATAAATGGAAGGATGTTTCCTTTACCAATTTTTTGACAGATGGTGGAAATCTCGTATCAGCAGAGCGGAAAAATGGAAAAACGGCCAACATCCGGATCAAAAGTCAATATGGAGGTCGTCTACGTTTAAAATCCGATATCGGAATACCAGAGGTAAAGATACAGGGAAAAGGTACGTTTGATATAAGGAGAGATGGAACAATTGATCTGAAGCTTGATAAGGGAGCAATCGCTTTGATTAATGTACATTGA
- a CDS encoding Gfo/Idh/MocA family oxidoreductase, protein MKEQNSSRRDFIKKSVVGAAAFSIVPRFVLGGQGYLAPSDHLTKGVIGVGNMGRGHFGYAGTKTVAICDVDKTHLAAAQADLGGGVKEYYDFRELIKSPEVDIVHIATPPHWHGLMSIEAAKAGKDIWCEKPMTRTIGEGKKVKEAIAQHGNIFRLNTWFRFKDDFYGMNVPVSKIKKLVDTGMLGWPLKVTISKHTGFDWKFYWVGKENLPEEKVPAELDYDFWLGPAPFKPYNKHRVHTTFRGYWDYDGGGLGDMGQHYMDPVQYFLGKDNESPITVDVDAPQQHPDAVGTWRRITFTYADGCQIILDGEAKDEKAAYIEGPKGKLYRGFQSDIPDLERKLAQYPEPAPQITDFLESVRTREKFALNEINGHRSCTLVNMGLAALRLNRSLKYDSQNELFINDDAANRLIHQPMRGPWSI, encoded by the coding sequence ATGAAAGAACAGAATTCATCAAGGCGTGATTTCATAAAAAAATCCGTGGTCGGTGCTGCGGCATTTTCTATTGTACCACGCTTTGTACTCGGAGGACAGGGCTATCTTGCTCCGAGCGACCATCTAACCAAAGGTGTAATTGGTGTCGGCAATATGGGCCGTGGGCACTTTGGCTACGCCGGAACTAAAACAGTAGCCATTTGTGATGTGGACAAAACCCATCTAGCGGCAGCACAAGCAGACTTAGGCGGTGGTGTGAAGGAATACTATGACTTTAGGGAGTTGATTAAATCTCCGGAAGTAGATATTGTGCATATTGCTACTCCGCCACATTGGCATGGACTAATGTCCATTGAAGCGGCAAAAGCAGGAAAAGATATCTGGTGTGAAAAACCAATGACACGTACTATCGGTGAGGGTAAAAAAGTGAAAGAAGCCATTGCACAACATGGCAATATCTTCCGTTTAAATACCTGGTTTCGTTTCAAGGATGATTTTTATGGAATGAATGTTCCAGTAAGCAAAATCAAAAAATTAGTTGATACTGGCATGTTAGGTTGGCCTTTGAAAGTTACAATAAGCAAACATACCGGCTTTGACTGGAAGTTCTATTGGGTAGGAAAGGAAAATTTACCAGAGGAGAAAGTACCGGCTGAACTTGACTACGATTTTTGGTTAGGTCCGGCGCCATTTAAGCCTTACAATAAACACCGCGTGCATACCACTTTTAGAGGATATTGGGATTATGATGGTGGCGGTCTAGGAGATATGGGGCAACATTATATGGATCCTGTTCAATACTTCTTAGGTAAAGACAACGAAAGTCCGATTACCGTCGACGTTGATGCTCCGCAGCAACATCCGGATGCCGTGGGCACATGGAGACGAATTACATTTACCTATGCCGATGGTTGTCAGATCATTTTAGACGGTGAAGCAAAAGATGAAAAGGCAGCCTATATTGAAGGTCCAAAAGGTAAATTATATCGAGGATTCCAATCAGATATACCAGATTTGGAAAGAAAACTTGCACAGTACCCTGAACCTGCACCACAGATTACTGACTTCTTGGAATCCGTTCGCACAAGAGAAAAGTTTGCACTGAATGAGATCAATGGACACCGTTCTTGTACCTTGGTCAATATGGGATTAGCAGCATTGCGACTGAACAGATCACTAAAATATGACTCCCAAAATGAGCTATTTATTAATGACGACGCCGCAAATAGATTAATTCACCAACCAATGAGAGGCCCTTGGTCTATTTAA
- a CDS encoding family 16 glycoside hydrolase: protein MKRIFNSLTVLLLISSATYAQQPQNRTTATKIADVLAQQPAEEKEKFLLAMHELGGFSSDDVVTFLKGLKAPGSNNAPIEFAANSYSFYVNQPGKEQQKRVFVEGLAKSIAQLSEPTNQVFALRLLRQCADNTAIPAVANCLTNDYLADAAARTLVSIRTPESTAALEKALAASTTEKTAIALVTALGDLKDKNAESAILGLTQKYNSDGFQRTALIALSKIGGTASESLFQEKLNAAGYSYDKLDAVGLGIDYAQALIDNKHDQDAVKFLNKFFQESQKAKSINGQIASLKLLTTIDPAKQQKNLLAAVKSDNGAYRNIALQLLGKYGKGADAKSLLAKASKGTPEVQESVLNYLAHNGSASSLKLIQALVNKTQSPVTKLAGLSALNTLSQGKETNTLIQALNADQQFNNSVKALILSSKDANVVTDVNNALATVDDDKKIQLLDILSKRSNNASSKAVLAIKSANPAVEEAINKALPNVAQESDLEELFGRLNNTTDNKSAVLLQRAIVNVVQSSTNSKGLTEQLAANIAKSAAPNTAKYFPIFAGLGDAQSLKAVNAYLNNNNTGLRSAAIESLASWSTSNALPELVSLSRTEKDDNLFNTVYRGLIKSISSSSNTPEQKTLLLRDAFNVAKTTDQKKAALSALQPTGTYQSLVFAADLMSDAQLGGTAANVAMNIAMDNKFYGKKVREVLEQVIGKLSGSESGYLKEAVVRYLAEMPIKEGYVSMFNGKDLSGWKGLVADPIKRSKMNEKTLAAEQAKADDIMRKGWTASNGEIAFSGKGDNLATVKKYGDFEMLVDWKLENYGGIEGDAGIYLRGTPQVQIWDIANTRVGAQVGSGGLYNNQKNESKPLKVADNATGEWNTFKIKMVDDKVTVWLNGQLVTDNIPLENYWDRNQSIFPTEQIELQAHGSVVYYRDLFIKEFPRKQIFKLSDQEKKEGFEVLFDGTNLDKWTENQAYVVNDEGYIWVYPNAKFGGNLYTKEEYADFIYRFDFKLTPGANNGVGIRAPLEGDAAYEAMEIQVLDDGADVYKDLKQYQYHGSIYGVVPAKKGHLKPVGEWNSEEIVVKGNRIKVTLNGAVIVDADIAEASKNGTLDGKQHPGLKRTSGHIGFLGHGTEVFFKDIRVKKLK, encoded by the coding sequence ATGAAAAGAATATTCAATTCGCTGACCGTATTGCTTCTTATATCTAGTGCAACCTACGCTCAGCAACCACAAAATAGAACGACTGCAACTAAAATAGCAGACGTATTGGCACAACAGCCGGCTGAAGAAAAAGAAAAGTTTTTACTTGCCATGCATGAGCTGGGAGGTTTTTCTTCTGATGACGTCGTTACGTTCCTCAAAGGACTTAAAGCACCAGGTAGCAACAATGCTCCGATAGAATTTGCGGCAAACAGCTATTCGTTCTATGTAAATCAGCCTGGTAAAGAACAACAAAAAAGAGTTTTCGTTGAAGGATTGGCAAAATCCATAGCGCAATTGAGTGAACCAACAAATCAGGTCTTTGCCCTACGCCTGTTACGTCAATGCGCCGATAATACAGCTATACCAGCTGTCGCTAATTGTTTGACAAACGATTATCTCGCCGATGCAGCAGCGAGAACCCTAGTATCTATTCGTACCCCTGAATCGACAGCAGCCTTAGAAAAAGCTTTAGCAGCATCCACAACAGAGAAAACTGCCATTGCCCTGGTTACAGCACTCGGAGATCTAAAAGATAAAAATGCTGAAAGTGCCATTTTAGGATTAACGCAAAAATATAATTCGGATGGTTTCCAACGAACAGCATTGATCGCGCTGAGCAAAATCGGGGGCACAGCTTCTGAATCGCTATTCCAGGAAAAACTAAATGCCGCCGGCTATAGCTATGACAAATTGGATGCAGTAGGACTTGGTATCGACTATGCTCAAGCATTGATCGACAATAAACACGACCAAGATGCGGTTAAGTTCCTAAACAAGTTTTTCCAGGAATCACAAAAAGCAAAATCGATCAACGGCCAAATTGCATCGCTTAAATTATTGACAACCATCGACCCAGCGAAACAACAAAAGAATTTGTTAGCAGCTGTTAAGAGCGATAATGGTGCTTACCGTAACATTGCATTACAATTACTCGGAAAATATGGAAAAGGCGCCGACGCAAAAAGCTTGCTTGCTAAAGCAAGCAAGGGTACTCCTGAAGTGCAAGAAAGTGTATTGAACTACTTAGCCCACAATGGTTCGGCAAGCAGCTTAAAACTAATCCAGGCATTAGTAAATAAAACACAGTCTCCCGTAACTAAATTAGCTGGATTAAGTGCACTAAATACACTATCTCAGGGTAAAGAAACCAATACCTTAATCCAGGCGCTCAACGCTGATCAACAATTTAACAATTCGGTAAAAGCATTGATCCTTTCATCGAAAGATGCAAATGTCGTTACTGATGTCAACAATGCACTTGCCACTGTAGACGACGACAAAAAGATTCAATTGCTGGATATTTTAAGTAAACGTTCCAACAATGCATCATCCAAAGCTGTACTAGCCATAAAGAGTGCAAACCCTGCTGTCGAAGAAGCGATCAACAAAGCACTCCCAAATGTCGCTCAGGAATCGGACTTAGAAGAACTATTCGGTAGGTTAAACAATACAACAGACAATAAATCTGCCGTGCTATTGCAACGTGCCATTGTCAATGTGGTTCAGTCAAGCACAAATTCAAAGGGATTAACAGAACAACTAGCAGCTAATATAGCGAAGTCTGCAGCGCCTAATACCGCTAAGTATTTCCCTATTTTTGCTGGGCTTGGTGACGCCCAGTCATTGAAAGCTGTAAATGCATACCTTAACAACAATAATACAGGTCTACGGTCCGCAGCAATTGAGTCTTTGGCTAGCTGGTCTACCTCCAACGCACTGCCAGAATTGGTATCGCTGTCCCGAACAGAAAAAGACGATAATCTTTTCAATACGGTATACAGAGGATTAATTAAATCAATTTCTTCTTCTTCGAATACGCCTGAACAGAAAACTTTGTTATTAAGAGATGCATTCAACGTTGCCAAAACCACAGATCAGAAAAAAGCAGCATTATCTGCGTTACAACCTACAGGAACATACCAGTCTTTAGTTTTTGCCGCTGATTTAATGAGCGACGCGCAACTTGGCGGAACTGCGGCCAATGTAGCGATGAACATTGCAATGGACAACAAGTTCTATGGCAAAAAGGTTAGAGAGGTTCTTGAACAGGTAATCGGTAAATTGTCGGGTAGTGAAAGTGGATACCTTAAGGAAGCTGTTGTTCGCTATCTCGCTGAAATGCCGATCAAAGAAGGTTATGTTTCGATGTTCAATGGTAAAGACCTAAGTGGCTGGAAAGGTTTGGTAGCAGATCCGATCAAACGCAGTAAAATGAACGAGAAAACTTTAGCAGCAGAACAAGCTAAAGCCGACGATATCATGCGCAAAGGTTGGACAGCATCCAATGGTGAAATTGCCTTCAGTGGTAAAGGCGATAATCTGGCGACCGTAAAGAAATATGGCGATTTTGAAATGCTGGTAGACTGGAAATTGGAAAACTATGGCGGTATAGAAGGTGATGCCGGTATCTACTTGAGAGGTACTCCCCAAGTACAAATTTGGGATATTGCGAATACAAGAGTCGGCGCCCAAGTTGGCTCTGGCGGATTATATAACAACCAGAAAAATGAAAGCAAACCGTTGAAGGTTGCCGACAATGCTACTGGCGAATGGAATACATTTAAAATCAAAATGGTAGACGATAAAGTCACAGTTTGGTTAAATGGACAGTTAGTAACCGATAATATTCCTCTTGAAAACTATTGGGATAGAAACCAATCAATTTTCCCTACCGAACAAATTGAGTTACAAGCGCATGGTTCAGTTGTTTATTATAGAGATCTTTTTATCAAGGAATTCCCAAGAAAACAAATCTTTAAATTGAGCGATCAAGAGAAAAAAGAAGGTTTTGAAGTACTTTTTGATGGAACAAACCTCGACAAGTGGACAGAAAACCAAGCTTATGTTGTCAACGATGAAGGTTATATCTGGGTGTATCCAAATGCAAAATTTGGTGGAAACCTTTACACAAAAGAAGAATATGCAGACTTCATTTATCGCTTCGACTTCAAATTAACGCCTGGTGCCAACAATGGTGTGGGAATACGCGCTCCTCTGGAGGGAGATGCCGCATATGAGGCCATGGAAATCCAGGTACTTGATGATGGTGCAGATGTTTATAAAGACTTAAAGCAATACCAATATCACGGTTCAATTTATGGAGTTGTTCCTGCCAAAAAAGGTCATTTAAAACCCGTAGGTGAATGGAACTCCGAGGAAATCGTGGTGAAAGGAAATCGCATCAAAGTTACACTGAATGGCGCGGTTATCGTGGATGCGGATATCGCCGAGGCAAGCAAAAATGGAACCCTGGATGGCAAACAACATCCTGGGCTTAAACGAACCTCTGGTCATATCGGGTTTCTAGGACACGGTACCGAAGTATTCTTTAAAGATATTCGAGTAAAAAAACTCAAATAG
- a CDS encoding ROK family transcriptional regulator, with protein sequence MTKAVNLLINKKLESKPEKKNLFNKISIIKLIAELGSVSVNDIVKNLYLSLPTVNSLIAELLEDDFIRQFDKGESIGGRKPNLYKLCDGLFQVLSIELQRFSITLSIMDNNQNIIAETVELDNELSRNGENLAAITQIVDQYLIDKSVDTENLTGIIIGMPGLINAEEGTNETFLHDDNQSITNYFERIYKKPVFILNDVKGAAYAELKFGLAKNTKNSLIILMDWGIGLGIVSNGEVYLGRDGYSGEVGHMPFIDNGELCYCGKRGCLETVASGIALVNNAKQEIQKGELTKLNELQPDELQHLTPTHIIEAANKGDQFAINQISKLGTNLGKAFASLIQLLNPELIVLGGKIAKANELITIPIQQAINSYTMAILKEHCDIKVSSLNLDSNTVGLTNYFITKYLSVELLHKSKI encoded by the coding sequence ATGACTAAAGCCGTAAACTTACTGATTAACAAAAAATTGGAGAGTAAACCTGAAAAGAAAAATCTGTTCAACAAAATCTCCATTATAAAATTAATAGCCGAATTAGGATCTGTATCGGTAAATGACATTGTAAAAAACCTCTATTTAAGCCTGCCTACGGTAAATAGCCTTATTGCAGAATTGCTGGAAGATGATTTTATCCGTCAATTTGACAAAGGAGAATCTATTGGTGGACGTAAACCCAATTTATATAAGCTATGTGATGGATTGTTTCAGGTGCTATCGATTGAACTCCAACGTTTCTCCATCACACTGAGCATAATGGACAACAACCAGAACATTATTGCTGAAACTGTTGAGCTGGATAATGAATTATCTCGAAATGGAGAAAATCTAGCCGCTATCACACAAATCGTTGATCAATATCTTATCGATAAATCAGTTGATACTGAGAACCTAACAGGGATTATTATTGGCATGCCAGGACTAATCAATGCTGAAGAAGGTACTAACGAGACTTTTTTACATGACGACAATCAATCCATAACAAACTATTTTGAGCGCATATATAAAAAACCGGTCTTCATTCTGAATGACGTCAAAGGCGCAGCTTATGCTGAATTGAAATTTGGATTGGCAAAAAACACAAAAAACAGTTTAATTATCCTAATGGATTGGGGGATAGGTTTAGGAATCGTGTCCAATGGCGAAGTCTACCTAGGCCGTGATGGCTACTCCGGCGAAGTAGGACATATGCCCTTTATCGACAACGGCGAACTTTGCTATTGTGGGAAAAGAGGCTGTTTGGAAACCGTAGCTTCCGGGATTGCTTTGGTCAACAATGCTAAACAGGAAATCCAAAAAGGAGAGCTGACTAAATTAAATGAATTACAACCCGATGAATTACAACATTTAACACCGACACATATTATTGAAGCGGCAAACAAGGGTGATCAATTTGCAATAAATCAGATTTCAAAACTAGGAACAAACCTAGGAAAAGCATTTGCATCTTTAATACAGCTACTCAATCCCGAATTGATCGTGTTGGGTGGAAAAATTGCAAAAGCAAATGAATTGATCACGATTCCGATACAACAAGCCATAAATTCCTATACCATGGCCATTTTGAAGGAACATTGTGACATAAAAGTGTCAAGTCTAAATCTCGACAGCAATACCGTGGGTCTGACAAATTATTTTATCACGAAGTACCTATCGGTTGAATTGCTTCATAAATCCAAAATCTAA
- a CDS encoding CoA-binding protein, whose product MKKTLILGASANPSRYSNKAANMLHKHGHAIVNIGLSGGEAAGVPIEKKGDIHTDIDTVTMYLSEPNQKEYYDYILATKPKRIIFNPGAENAELEQLAMEHGIKTERACTLVLLSTGQF is encoded by the coding sequence ATGAAAAAAACATTGATTTTAGGTGCTAGTGCCAATCCTTCACGTTATTCGAATAAAGCTGCAAATATGTTGCATAAACATGGGCATGCTATCGTTAATATTGGCTTGAGTGGAGGGGAAGCCGCCGGAGTTCCTATTGAAAAGAAAGGTGATATCCATACAGATATTGATACTGTGACAATGTATCTTAGTGAGCCTAATCAGAAAGAATATTACGATTATATATTAGCGACGAAGCCAAAACGAATAATATTTAATCCTGGTGCGGAGAATGCAGAATTGGAACAGCTCGCTATGGAGCACGGTATTAAGACAGAAAGAGCCTGTACTCTTGTCTTGTTGAGTACAGGGCAGTTTTAG